TCCTCTTCCTCGAGGAGATCACGCGTGCGGGCCGGATCGATGTGGATCCCCGGCCCCATGCTGGTCGACACCGTGATGTTGCGGAAGTACCGGCCCTTGGCGGACGCCGGCCGCTGACGCTGCAGCTCCTCGAACAGCGCCTGGTAGTTGTCCAGGAGCTGATCGATCGGGAAGGACGCCTTCCCCAGGACCGCGTGGACGTTGCCCTGCCGATCCGAGCGGTACTCCACCTTCCCCGCCTTGGTCTCGCGGACGGCTCGTCCCACGTCCATCGTGACGGTCCCGGACTTGGGGTTCGGCATCAACCCTCGCGGCCCGAGCAGCTTCCCGAGTCGGCCGAGCTTGCCCATCTGGTCGGGTGTGGCGATGATCGTGTCGAGCTCGTCGACGAGCTCCCCAGCGGACAGGCGCTCGATCAGATCGTCGGCACCGACCAGGTCCGCGCCCGCCTCCTGCGCTTCGGTCGCCTTCTCGCCGACTGCGATCACTGCCACGTTGGCGACCGTCCCCGTGCCAGCGGGCAGGACCACCGCGCCGCGGACCATCTGGTCCGCTTTCCGCGGGTCGATCCCCAGCCGGAACGCGATCTCCACGGTCGGGTCGAAGTTGACCGTCACGGTGTCCTTGAGCAGGCGCAGCGCGGTGCGGGGCGCGTAGGCGCGGGCGCGGTCGATCTTCTCGAGCGCCGCCCGGTACTTCTTGCCGTGCTTGGCCACGATCTGTCCTTCCCGCTCGACTCAGCCCTCGACGATGATCCCCATCGAGCGGGCGGTGCCCTCGATGATCCGCATCGCCCCGTCCGCATCGATGGCGTTCAGGTCGGGCATCTTGCGCTCGGCGATCTCACGCACCTGGTCACGGGTCACCGTCGCCACCATGGTGCTGTGGGGGGTGCCCGAGCCCTTGTCCACGCCGGCGGCCTTCAACAGCAGCTGCGCGGCCGGGGGCGTCTTGGTGATGAACGT
The Actinomycetota bacterium DNA segment above includes these coding regions:
- the rplA gene encoding 50S ribosomal protein L1, encoding MAKHGKKYRAALEKIDRARAYAPRTALRLLKDTVTVNFDPTVEIAFRLGIDPRKADQMVRGAVVLPAGTGTVANVAVIAVGEKATEAQEAGADLVGADDLIERLSAGELVDELDTIIATPDQMGKLGRLGKLLGPRGLMPNPKSGTVTMDVGRAVRETKAGKVEYRSDRQGNVHAVLGKASFPIDQLLDNYQALFEELQRQRPASAKGRYFRNITVSTSMGPGIHIDPARTRDLLEEEDIPATVA
- the rplK gene encoding 50S ribosomal protein L11 gives rise to the protein MAKKVIGLIKLQIPAGQATPAPPVGPALGQHGVNIMEFCKVFNERTAPQQGDIVPVEITVFEDRSFTFITKTPPAAQLLLKAAGVDKGSGTPHSTMVATVTRDQVREIAERKMPDLNAIDADGAMRIIEGTARSMGIIVEG